One part of the Deltaproteobacteria bacterium genome encodes these proteins:
- the dnaJ gene encoding molecular chaperone DnaJ, producing the protein MSKDYYDVLGVPKNASEEQIKKAYRKLARKWHPDINPGNKEAEERFKAVAQAYDCLGDKEKRKLYDEFGEEGLRAGFDAKGARQYRKWSSAERAGGGRAWQDFGQYHSYEDIFGDLFGAGQRAEPFTSTTVSAGRDIEYDMNADLVSALKGFETHISMQKLKVCAGCQGSGSDPKVAAATCPSCNGTGRMDVAEGPLHFTKACPQCRGRGKTGKVCSQCGGTGQVPGTEKIKVVIPQGVKEGSKIRVAGKGEPGFGGAPAGDLYLVMHVKAHPYLKRKGNNLYMEVPVTVAEAMAGATITVPTIDGQTNVRVPPKSQSGQTMRLKGKGASDPKTKQRGDLMLKLVVKVPKTDDPTILEAAENMNRFYEGNLRGDIRL; encoded by the coding sequence GTGTCTAAAGACTATTACGACGTTTTAGGCGTACCTAAAAACGCCTCTGAAGAGCAAATAAAAAAGGCCTATCGAAAACTCGCCAGGAAATGGCATCCGGACATCAACCCGGGCAATAAAGAGGCGGAGGAAAGGTTCAAGGCTGTTGCGCAGGCCTACGATTGCCTGGGAGACAAAGAAAAAAGAAAGCTCTATGACGAGTTTGGCGAAGAAGGCCTTCGCGCAGGATTTGATGCCAAAGGGGCCCGACAATACAGAAAATGGAGCTCTGCTGAGCGAGCGGGAGGTGGCCGAGCCTGGCAGGATTTCGGGCAGTACCACAGCTACGAGGACATCTTCGGGGATCTTTTCGGCGCTGGGCAAAGAGCCGAACCCTTTACTTCCACGACCGTTTCTGCAGGCAGAGATATTGAATACGATATGAACGCCGATTTGGTCTCAGCTCTGAAAGGATTTGAAACCCACATATCCATGCAAAAACTGAAGGTGTGCGCTGGATGCCAGGGTTCGGGGTCAGATCCAAAGGTTGCGGCCGCAACCTGCCCGTCCTGCAACGGAACCGGGCGTATGGACGTGGCAGAAGGTCCTCTGCATTTTACCAAGGCCTGTCCGCAGTGCCGGGGCCGTGGAAAAACGGGAAAAGTCTGCAGTCAATGTGGAGGGACCGGGCAAGTCCCTGGCACAGAGAAGATCAAAGTTGTCATCCCACAAGGCGTCAAAGAAGGTTCAAAAATCCGGGTAGCCGGAAAGGGAGAGCCTGGTTTTGGAGGTGCGCCGGCAGGTGACCTCTATCTGGTCATGCATGTAAAAGCCCATCCTTATCTGAAACGGAAGGGGAACAACCTCTACATGGAAGTGCCGGTAACCGTTGCTGAAGCCATGGCGGGCGCCACCATCACCGTTCCGACGATAGATGGACAAACCAACGTCAGGGTCCCACCCAAAAGCCAGAGCGGTCAGACTATGAGGCTGAAAGGAAAAGGCGCATCAGATCCCAAGACCAAACAGCGTGGCGACCTCATGCTGAAGCTGGTCGTCAAGGTTCCCAAAACAGACGACCCGACAATACTTGAAGCGGCGGAAAACATGAATCGGTTCTACGAAGGGAATCTGAGGGGTGATATCCGATTGTAA